A DNA window from Massilia putida contains the following coding sequences:
- a CDS encoding PP2C family protein-serine/threonine phosphatase, giving the protein MGDGPQLRWTSAARTDIGLVRSNNEDAVLDRPARRMWAVADGMGGHAYGEIASRMTVDALDALPADEPLQQAVAAARVCLLEVNGALVAEAAARNVPVIGTTLVLLLASGRTGVCVWAGDSRIYLCRGASLHQLTRDHNQFEELQARNHLSPADASAYPGAAMITRALGASTTLELDDVQVQVSDGDIFLLCSDGLSNAVSPEHMFGALTGGDCAQAADTLIRLALAAGGRDNISVIVVRADDVEPDRTVLNPSL; this is encoded by the coding sequence ATGGGCGACGGGCCTCAACTTCGCTGGACCTCGGCGGCGCGCACCGACATCGGGCTCGTGCGCAGCAACAACGAGGATGCCGTGCTGGACCGGCCGGCGCGGCGCATGTGGGCCGTCGCCGACGGCATGGGCGGCCATGCATACGGCGAAATCGCGAGCCGCATGACGGTGGATGCGCTGGACGCGCTCCCCGCGGACGAGCCGCTGCAGCAGGCCGTCGCCGCCGCGCGCGTGTGCCTGCTCGAGGTGAACGGCGCGCTGGTGGCGGAAGCAGCGGCGCGCAACGTCCCCGTGATCGGCACGACGCTCGTGCTGCTGCTGGCCTCGGGCCGCACCGGCGTCTGCGTCTGGGCCGGAGACAGCCGCATCTACCTGTGCCGCGGCGCCAGCCTGCACCAGCTCACGCGCGACCACAATCAGTTCGAGGAACTGCAAGCCAGGAACCACCTGTCCCCCGCGGACGCATCGGCGTATCCGGGCGCCGCCATGATCACGCGCGCGCTGGGTGCGTCCACGACGCTGGAACTGGACGATGTGCAGGTGCAAGTCAGCGACGGCGACATATTCCTGCTCTGCAGCGACGGCCTGAGCAATGCAGTCAGCCCCGAACACATGTTCGGCGCGCTCACCGGCGGCGATTGCGCGCAGGCGGCCGATACGCTCATCCGGCTCGCGCTGGCCGCGGGCGGGCGGGATAATATTTCCGTCATCGTCGTGCGCGCGGATGATGTCGAGCCCGACCGGACCGTTCTCAATCCATCCTTGTGA